Proteins from a single region of Chryseobacterium sp. T16E-39:
- a CDS encoding response regulator transcription factor, which yields MSNRILLVEDDQSFGAVLKDYLTINNFEVTLATDGEQGLKEFTENEFDICIFDVMMPKKDGFSLAEDVKKIDKNTPIIFLTARNMREDILKGYQLGADDYITKPFDTELLLYKIKAILQRSSTLENEEQEQFKISNIFFDSMLRQLRVGDKEYKLSPKENELLKLLCIHRNDFMPRDLALRKIWKKENYFTARSMDVYIAKLRKLLKDDEGLEIINVHGEGFRLLVKN from the coding sequence ATGAGCAACAGAATATTATTAGTAGAAGACGATCAGAGTTTTGGAGCTGTATTGAAAGATTATTTAACCATCAATAATTTTGAAGTAACTCTTGCAACCGATGGAGAGCAGGGGCTCAAAGAATTCACAGAAAATGAATTTGACATTTGCATTTTCGATGTTATGATGCCTAAAAAAGATGGGTTTTCATTAGCAGAAGATGTTAAAAAAATAGATAAAAATACACCTATCATTTTCCTGACTGCGAGAAACATGAGAGAAGATATCTTAAAAGGATATCAACTGGGAGCAGACGATTATATCACAAAGCCATTTGATACCGAATTGCTTTTATACAAAATCAAAGCAATCCTTCAAAGAAGTTCTACCCTTGAAAATGAAGAGCAGGAGCAATTTAAGATCAGTAATATCTTTTTTGATTCTATGCTAAGACAATTAAGAGTAGGTGACAAAGAATACAAACTTTCTCCTAAGGAAAATGAATTGCTGAAACTTCTTTGCATCCATAGAAATGACTTTATGCCTAGAGACCTGGCATTAAGAAAGATATGGAAAAAAGAGAACTACTTTACAGCAAGAAGTATGGACGTTTATATTGCTAAACTTCGTAAGCTTCTGAAAGACGATGAAGGTTTAGAGATCATCAACGTTCACGGAGAAGGATTCAGACTTTTGGTTAAGAATTAA
- a CDS encoding sensor histidine kinase has protein sequence MNNKFIPIISVFMTISLIVFVTLQFYWLKGYYGALEQDFSNKVYAALESTSKNISEIEVEKYLNDDFKNFRKNVVSNNNQPSLTTIQQVEDSGAQRQIIYSKNIIEKTQLPISKKGDSLNLTTLYTDEAAYKLKRDTTNRELLTADINQDIESGDYSMKEFAKVYGNNLPITKRVDDKILDSVLAKELRMKGITAKFGFGVTDKNNKLTTVFNKVYKDKKDSNTYSYPLFTDKKERTLYSLALVFPKKEYSLAMNNWPMLLGTFLSLLTILGIYIISINYMMRQKKLAEIKTDFINNMSHEFKTPLATISVATDSLANDKIATNPEKVRYYSTLIKQENLRMKKQVENVLNMSKLERNEVNLFLKETNVRELIKKTTESFNLIVAQRNGSLTQEFTADKYTFKIDEFHISNMLVNLLDNANKYSPDTPDIKIKTKNEGNFYVIEISDKGMGMETQNKTKIFEKFFREETGNIHNVKGQGLGLSYVKKIVELHKGQIIVESHKGEGSMFTIKLPMT, from the coding sequence ATGAATAACAAATTCATCCCAATAATTTCAGTGTTTATGACAATCTCACTGATTGTTTTTGTTACACTCCAATTTTATTGGCTGAAAGGGTATTATGGAGCTTTAGAACAGGACTTTTCCAACAAAGTGTATGCTGCATTAGAAAGTACATCTAAGAATATCTCCGAAATTGAAGTGGAAAAATATCTGAATGATGATTTTAAAAATTTCAGAAAAAATGTCGTTTCAAATAATAACCAGCCTTCTTTAACGACTATTCAGCAAGTTGAAGATTCCGGCGCTCAAAGACAGATTATTTATTCCAAAAATATTATCGAAAAAACACAGCTTCCCATTTCTAAAAAAGGGGATTCGCTCAATCTGACCACCTTATATACTGATGAAGCAGCATACAAATTAAAAAGAGACACCACCAACCGTGAACTTCTTACCGCTGATATCAACCAGGATATAGAAAGTGGTGATTATTCTATGAAAGAGTTCGCCAAAGTATATGGAAACAATCTCCCGATCACAAAAAGAGTAGATGATAAAATATTAGATTCTGTTTTGGCAAAGGAACTGAGAATGAAAGGGATTACGGCTAAATTTGGCTTTGGTGTTACCGATAAAAATAATAAACTAACCACTGTTTTCAATAAAGTTTATAAAGACAAAAAGGATAGTAACACGTATAGCTATCCCCTATTTACCGATAAAAAAGAACGAACCTTGTATAGTCTTGCTTTGGTTTTTCCTAAAAAAGAGTACTCTTTGGCTATGAATAACTGGCCCATGTTACTGGGAACCTTTCTTTCTTTATTAACCATATTAGGGATCTATATTATTTCTATTAACTATATGATGAGACAAAAAAAGCTGGCAGAAATAAAAACCGACTTTATCAATAATATGTCTCACGAGTTTAAAACTCCGCTGGCTACTATTTCCGTGGCTACAGATTCTTTAGCGAATGACAAAATTGCTACCAATCCGGAAAAAGTAAGGTATTATTCCACCCTCATCAAGCAGGAAAACCTGAGAATGAAAAAACAGGTGGAGAATGTCCTCAATATGTCCAAGCTTGAAAGAAATGAAGTTAACCTGTTTTTAAAGGAAACGAATGTAAGGGAACTGATCAAAAAAACAACAGAATCTTTCAACCTCATTGTTGCGCAAAGAAATGGTTCGCTAACACAGGAGTTTACAGCCGATAAATACACCTTTAAAATTGATGAATTCCATATTTCCAATATGCTGGTGAATTTACTGGATAATGCCAATAAATATTCTCCTGACACACCGGATATCAAGATTAAAACAAAGAACGAAGGGAACTTCTATGTGATCGAAATCTCTGATAAAGGAATGGGAATGGAAACCCAGAATAAGACAAAAATTTTTGAGAAGTTTTTCAGGGAAGAAACCGGAAATATCCATAATGTAAAAGGACAAGGTTTAGGATTATCATACGTGAAAAAAATTGTAGAACTCCATAAAGGGCAAATTATCGTGGAGTCCCACAAAGGAGAAGGAAGTATGTTTACGATAAAACTTCCAATGACTTAA
- the tgt gene encoding tRNA guanosine(34) transglycosylase Tgt: MKFFNIEKNSEGKARAGELITDHGKVQTPIFMPVGTVASVKTVHQRELKEDIKAQIILGNTYHLYLRPTMDVMQEAGGLHKFMNWDLPILTDSGGFQVFSLSGSRKMSEEGVKFKSHIDGSYHLFTPEKSMEIQRQIGADIFMAFDECVAYPCEYNQVKASMEMTHRWLKRCIDWNEKNPELYGHKQRFFPIVQGSTYSDLRKISAEVISEAGAEGNAIGGLSVGEPEEEMYRITDEVTDILPKDKPRYLMGVGTPWNILESIGLGIDMMDCVMPTRNARNAMLFTWQGVMNLKNEKWKKDFSPLDEFGTSFVDKEYSKAYVRHLFVSKEYLGKQIASIHNLAFYLDLVKVAREHIIAGDFYEWKKSVDPILRQRL, translated from the coding sequence ATGAAATTTTTTAATATAGAAAAAAACTCAGAGGGAAAGGCAAGGGCTGGAGAACTAATTACCGACCATGGTAAAGTTCAGACCCCTATTTTTATGCCTGTAGGAACTGTTGCCAGTGTGAAAACGGTTCACCAAAGAGAATTAAAAGAAGACATTAAAGCCCAGATTATTTTAGGGAATACCTATCACTTATATCTTCGCCCGACAATGGATGTCATGCAGGAAGCAGGTGGCTTACATAAATTCATGAACTGGGATCTTCCTATTCTTACAGATTCAGGTGGTTTTCAGGTGTTTTCTCTTTCCGGAAGCAGAAAAATGTCTGAAGAGGGAGTGAAATTCAAATCACATATCGACGGAAGTTATCATCTTTTTACACCAGAAAAGTCTATGGAGATCCAGAGACAGATCGGAGCTGATATTTTTATGGCTTTTGATGAGTGTGTGGCGTATCCTTGTGAATACAATCAAGTGAAAGCTTCTATGGAAATGACACATCGATGGTTGAAAAGATGCATCGATTGGAATGAGAAAAATCCTGAATTATATGGGCACAAACAAAGGTTTTTTCCTATTGTTCAAGGTTCTACCTATTCAGATCTAAGAAAAATATCAGCGGAAGTTATTTCGGAAGCAGGAGCGGAAGGAAATGCAATTGGTGGACTTTCTGTAGGAGAGCCGGAAGAAGAAATGTACAGAATTACAGATGAGGTAACGGATATCCTGCCAAAAGATAAACCAAGATATTTAATGGGAGTGGGTACTCCTTGGAATATTTTAGAATCTATCGGATTGGGAATTGATATGATGGATTGTGTAATGCCGACGAGAAATGCAAGAAATGCAATGCTGTTCACATGGCAGGGTGTAATGAATCTGAAAAATGAAAAATGGAAGAAAGATTTTTCGCCTTTAGATGAGTTTGGGACAAGTTTTGTTGATAAAGAATATTCAAAAGCGTATGTTCGTCATTTGTTTGTTTCTAAAGAATATTTGGGTAAGCAAATCGCATCAATCCATAATTTGGCTTTTTATTTAGATTTGGTGAAAGTTGCGCGAGAACATATTATTGCGGGTGATTTCTACGAATGGAAAAAATCCGTTGATCCTATTCTTAGACAAAGATTATAA
- a CDS encoding S9 family peptidase yields MKAPQPKKIEKLLEKHGDKRTDSYFWLNERENPEVTQYIEQENAYADFMMKETETFQEELYEEMKSRYKKDDESIPYFFNEYWYMVRYEEGKEYPIFCRKHTSLENPEEIVLDVNILAEGESFFEVGSVAVSPGNKLASFSSDNVGRRIYSINFKNLETGEILSDKIENTTGKAVWANDNQHVFYIRKDESLRAFQVFRHKLGTESSEDILIFHEKDDTFDVNVFKTKSLKYIFIASSSTISDEHHFIPSDNVFADWKVIQPRIEDLEYSVEHYEDEFYIITNADDAFNFKIVKAKIDNCGMENWVDVIPHRAEVLLEGFEIFKDYLVLEEREQGLLQIKIIDEKTKASYYLPFSDPTYTAYIGINLEFDTEILRYGYTSLTQPSSTYEYNMKDKTTVLLKQQEVLGGKFFPENYISERIWAESRDGEVKIPISLVYHKDTKKSENTPLLLYGYGSYGHTVDASFSNVRLSLLDRGFIYAIAHIRGGEYLGREWYEDGKMLFKKNTFYDFIDAGKYLIRENYTSSKHLYAMGGSAGGLLVGAVVNYEPNLFNGIVAQVPFVDVVTTMLDETIPLTTGEYDEWGNPNDEEYYHYMKEYSPYDNVEAKDYPHMLITTGFHDSQVQYWEPAKWVAKLRELKTDDNLLLFKTDMSSGHGGASGRFESLKEDALEYAFLLMIDKNN; encoded by the coding sequence ATGAAAGCTCCCCAGCCAAAAAAAATAGAAAAACTACTCGAGAAACACGGAGATAAAAGAACTGACAGTTATTTCTGGCTCAATGAAAGAGAAAATCCTGAAGTCACACAATATATTGAACAAGAAAATGCTTATGCAGATTTCATGATGAAGGAAACTGAAACTTTTCAGGAAGAACTTTATGAAGAAATGAAATCCCGCTATAAAAAGGATGATGAATCAATTCCTTATTTTTTTAATGAATACTGGTATATGGTTCGCTATGAAGAAGGAAAGGAATACCCTATTTTTTGCAGAAAACATACCAGCCTGGAAAACCCGGAGGAGATTGTACTTGATGTCAATATCCTTGCAGAAGGAGAAAGCTTTTTTGAAGTTGGCAGCGTAGCGGTAAGCCCTGGCAATAAGTTAGCCTCTTTTTCATCTGACAACGTGGGAAGAAGAATCTATTCGATCAATTTTAAAAATCTGGAGACAGGAGAAATTCTTTCTGACAAAATTGAGAACACAACCGGGAAAGCAGTTTGGGCTAATGACAATCAACATGTTTTCTATATCAGAAAAGATGAAAGCTTACGTGCATTTCAGGTCTTCAGACACAAATTAGGAACGGAATCTTCAGAAGATATTTTAATTTTCCACGAAAAAGATGACACATTTGACGTCAATGTATTCAAAACCAAATCTTTAAAATATATTTTCATTGCCAGCTCCAGTACTATTTCAGATGAGCATCACTTCATCCCTTCTGATAATGTTTTTGCAGACTGGAAGGTCATCCAGCCAAGAATAGAAGATCTGGAATATTCGGTTGAGCATTATGAAGATGAATTTTATATCATTACCAATGCTGATGACGCATTTAATTTCAAAATTGTAAAAGCTAAAATTGACAATTGTGGAATGGAAAACTGGGTGGATGTAATTCCCCACCGCGCTGAAGTCCTGTTGGAAGGTTTTGAGATATTTAAAGATTACCTTGTGCTGGAAGAAAGAGAGCAGGGATTGTTGCAAATAAAAATTATAGACGAAAAAACCAAAGCCTCTTATTATCTTCCTTTTTCAGATCCTACCTACACTGCCTATATTGGAATCAATCTGGAGTTTGACACGGAAATTCTACGTTATGGATACACGTCTTTAACACAGCCAAGCTCTACTTATGAATATAATATGAAAGACAAAACTACTGTTCTTCTAAAGCAACAAGAAGTTTTGGGTGGGAAATTCTTTCCTGAAAATTATATTTCAGAAAGAATCTGGGCTGAATCCAGAGACGGGGAAGTAAAGATCCCTATTTCATTGGTCTATCATAAAGATACTAAAAAATCTGAAAATACTCCATTGTTATTATATGGATATGGAAGTTACGGGCACACTGTAGATGCAAGCTTTTCAAATGTAAGACTCTCTCTTTTGGACAGAGGTTTTATTTATGCTATAGCTCATATCCGCGGTGGAGAATATTTGGGAAGAGAATGGTATGAAGATGGAAAAATGTTGTTTAAAAAGAATACATTCTATGACTTTATAGATGCCGGAAAATATCTGATCCGGGAAAATTATACCTCCTCAAAGCATCTTTATGCTATGGGTGGTAGCGCAGGTGGATTATTAGTAGGAGCTGTTGTAAACTATGAGCCAAATTTATTCAATGGTATTGTTGCACAGGTGCCTTTTGTAGATGTTGTAACAACGATGCTTGATGAAACCATCCCTTTAACAACAGGAGAATATGATGAGTGGGGCAATCCAAATGACGAAGAATACTATCATTATATGAAAGAATACTCTCCATACGATAACGTAGAAGCAAAAGACTATCCACACATGCTGATCACAACCGGTTTTCATGATTCACAGGTTCAGTATTGGGAGCCCGCAAAATGGGTCGCAAAGCTAAGAGAGTTAAAAACCGATGACAATCTTTTACTTTTCAAAACAGATATGAGCTCAGGACATGGTGGAGCAAGCGGAAGATTTGAATCCCTTAAAGAGGACGCATTAGAATATGCGTTTTTACTGATGATTGATAAAAATAATTGA
- a CDS encoding SRPBCC domain-containing protein: MESGIIFNKDFDSSSVYVMNIYNTDVSKVWDYFTKSELLDQWWAPKPWRCETVKMDFKENGIWHYAMVGPEGEKMYGQVKYGEIMEHRSFDGVDAFCDENGKINEDFPQSQWLFGFTGIEEGTKVTINIHFASQEAMKKQLEMGFEEGFKMGLSQLSEILK, from the coding sequence ATGGAATCAGGTATCATTTTTAACAAAGATTTTGACTCAAGTAGTGTTTATGTCATGAATATTTATAACACCGATGTTTCAAAAGTGTGGGATTATTTTACCAAATCTGAATTGTTAGATCAATGGTGGGCTCCAAAACCATGGAGATGTGAAACCGTTAAGATGGATTTTAAAGAAAATGGGATATGGCATTATGCAATGGTAGGTCCTGAAGGGGAAAAAATGTATGGACAGGTGAAATATGGAGAAATTATGGAGCACCGAAGTTTTGATGGAGTTGATGCTTTTTGCGACGAAAACGGAAAGATTAATGAAGATTTCCCTCAGTCACAATGGTTATTCGGATTCACAGGAATAGAGGAGGGAACAAAAGTGACCATCAATATTCATTTCGCTTCACAGGAGGCCATGAAAAAGCAGCTTGAAATGGGTTTTGAAGAAGGATTTAAAATGGGACTGTCTCAATTATCAGAAATTTTAAAATAA
- a CDS encoding DUF4271 domain-containing protein, which translates to MLLSQNFVNHVRIPENNDWVIFILLACIFLYLFMMNIVERGANLKDFLLQKYFDASNNLASWIITSCVLTLTLAVLLSQYIPIVPKYIADLQVLGYQLNKFGYCLSAISIFYLVKSTLGFLFYQSIGDNKKWLVFYFTSTKFYFILSFLLIILCVTHYYFPVDRNKIFFYYLGFFSFVFIFKVFFYLFHKNNILPEKWYYKFLYICTLQIAPLLLLWKLLFF; encoded by the coding sequence TTGCTATTATCACAAAACTTCGTAAACCATGTAAGGATTCCTGAAAACAACGATTGGGTAATTTTTATATTGCTGGCTTGTATATTTTTATATCTTTTTATGATGAATATTGTAGAAAGAGGAGCCAATCTAAAGGATTTCCTGCTTCAAAAATATTTTGATGCCAGTAATAATTTAGCGAGCTGGATCATTACATCCTGTGTACTTACGCTTACTCTCGCTGTATTACTTTCACAATACATTCCTATTGTTCCCAAATACATTGCTGATTTGCAGGTTTTAGGGTATCAACTTAATAAATTTGGATATTGTTTATCCGCAATCAGTATTTTTTATTTAGTAAAATCCACTTTAGGCTTTTTATTTTATCAAAGTATAGGTGATAACAAAAAATGGCTTGTTTTTTACTTCACCTCTACCAAATTTTATTTCATTTTGTCATTTTTATTAATAATTTTATGTGTAACCCACTATTATTTCCCAGTTGACAGAAATAAAATCTTTTTTTATTATTTAGGATTCTTTTCTTTTGTGTTTATTTTTAAGGTTTTTTTCTATTTATTTCACAAGAACAACATCTTACCTGAAAAATGGTATTATAAATTTTTGTATATTTGCACCCTCCAAATCGCACCATTATTGTTGCTTTGGAAATTATTATTTTTTTAA
- a CDS encoding uroporphyrinogen-III synthase: MRIKSILVSQPAPSESSPYLDIAKKEKIKIDFRPFIHVEGVDNKELRTQKIDLTQYTGIIFTSKNAIDHYFRLAEELRFAVPDTMRYICQSEAIANYLQKHIVYRKRKISFGEKNFSDLLPLFKKFPTEKYLLPSSDVLSPDTIKTLDTANIDWTRAIMYRTVCSDLSDIKIKDYDMLIFFSPQGIKSLQMNFEDFKQDETKIAVFGNTTLNAAEEAGLRVDVMAPTKETPSMTMALEKYIKSLHK; encoded by the coding sequence ATGAGAATAAAGTCTATATTGGTTTCTCAACCAGCGCCTAGTGAGTCTTCTCCATATCTGGATATTGCGAAGAAGGAAAAAATAAAGATCGACTTCCGTCCGTTTATCCACGTAGAGGGGGTTGACAATAAAGAACTTAGAACACAAAAAATAGATCTAACGCAGTACACTGGCATTATATTTACCAGCAAGAATGCAATAGACCATTATTTCAGACTCGCTGAAGAACTGCGTTTTGCGGTTCCTGATACGATGAGATACATCTGCCAGTCTGAAGCAATTGCCAACTATCTTCAAAAACACATCGTGTACAGAAAGAGAAAAATCAGCTTTGGGGAGAAAAACTTCTCAGATCTTTTACCTCTTTTCAAAAAATTCCCAACAGAGAAATATTTACTACCATCTTCAGATGTTTTAAGTCCTGATACGATCAAAACATTGGATACTGCGAATATTGACTGGACAAGAGCGATTATGTACAGAACGGTGTGCAGTGATCTGAGCGATATCAAAATCAAAGATTATGATATGCTGATATTCTTTAGTCCACAAGGAATTAAGTCACTTCAAATGAACTTTGAAGATTTTAAACAGGACGAAACCAAAATTGCAGTCTTTGGAAACACTACCTTAAATGCAGCTGAAGAAGCAGGGTTAAGAGTAGATGTAATGGCTCCTACTAAGGAAACCCCATCCATGACAATGGCACTTGAAAAATATATTAAAAGCCTTCATAAATAG
- a CDS encoding four helix bundle protein, protein MMDNADYNQLFASKTKQLAISIINELSNLPYQEAFAIIRKQIYRSSTSMAANYRAMCRAKIKRRKIFQNINCDRGNR, encoded by the coding sequence ATGATGGATAATGCAGATTACAATCAACTTTTTGCCTCAAAAACAAAACAATTAGCCATTAGCATTATCAATGAATTATCAAACCTTCCTTATCAAGAAGCTTTTGCCATAATCAGAAAACAGATATATCGCTCTTCTACGTCAATGGCGGCCAATTACAGAGCAATGTGTAGAGCTAAGATCAAACGCAGAAAGATATTCCAAAATATCAATTGTGATAGAGGAAACAGATGA
- a CDS encoding DUF4296 domain-containing protein → MRKLIFLFVLMFVFSCKEYIDKPKNLVSKDKMSEILADLAVNDQATFMFPNTNLESGTRFVLKTHQVKPDDFVASFKYYVVEQKMNDIADEAQKLVLKKDPKADQFVKDKIKKNLNPPNVSK, encoded by the coding sequence ATGAGAAAATTAATTTTTCTTTTTGTTTTGATGTTTGTATTTTCTTGTAAAGAATATATTGACAAGCCTAAAAATCTTGTATCTAAAGATAAGATGTCGGAGATTCTTGCCGACCTGGCCGTCAATGACCAGGCAACTTTTATGTTTCCGAATACAAACCTGGAGAGTGGGACAAGATTTGTCCTTAAAACACATCAGGTAAAGCCAGATGATTTTGTAGCAAGTTTTAAGTATTATGTCGTTGAGCAAAAGATGAATGATATTGCGGATGAAGCACAGAAATTGGTGTTAAAAAAAGACCCTAAGGCAGATCAGTTTGTAAAAGATAAAATCAAGAAGAATCTCAATCCGCCTAATGTATCTAAATAA
- a CDS encoding biotin--[acetyl-CoA-carboxylase] ligase gives MPQLFYLKECSSTNDEISKFLLYENSDFIAVHTFNQTKGRGQYGNTWASTAEKNLAYTLAVNTDHFTISDFMFNYYTAIIIRDFLANMTECDVKIKWPNDIILKNKKIVGILIEKKKINQKNYFIIGAGTNILQEKFDEISNAGSLLTLTGKIFDLKEFTLSFHEFLIEKLKSIPSEEEIMKKFNEHLFRKDEISVFEIDKNRQNGIIKFTDEKGEIWIELEDGLRSFYHKEIKLLY, from the coding sequence ATGCCACAATTGTTCTATTTAAAAGAGTGCTCTTCTACTAATGACGAAATATCTAAGTTTTTACTTTATGAAAATTCAGATTTTATTGCTGTACATACTTTCAATCAAACTAAGGGACGTGGCCAATACGGAAATACATGGGCTTCAACAGCTGAAAAAAACTTAGCGTATACGCTAGCTGTGAATACCGATCATTTCACGATCTCAGATTTTATGTTCAATTATTATACCGCAATTATCATCAGAGATTTCCTTGCCAATATGACTGAATGCGATGTAAAGATTAAATGGCCAAATGATATTATTCTTAAAAATAAGAAAATTGTTGGGATATTAATCGAAAAGAAAAAAATTAATCAAAAAAACTATTTCATCATTGGTGCCGGGACGAATATTCTTCAGGAAAAATTTGATGAAATATCTAACGCAGGTTCACTTTTAACACTAACAGGAAAAATATTTGATCTAAAGGAATTCACTTTAAGTTTTCACGAATTCCTTATTGAAAAACTTAAAAGTATACCTTCTGAGGAAGAAATAATGAAAAAGTTCAACGAACATCTATTCCGCAAGGATGAAATTTCGGTTTTTGAAATTGACAAAAACAGACAAAATGGCATTATAAAATTCACCGATGAAAAGGGAGAAATATGGATCGAATTAGAAGACGGCTTACGTTCCTTTTATCATAAAGAAATCAAACTTCTCTATTGA
- a CDS encoding polyprenol monophosphomannose synthase: MKKLVIIPTYNEKENIENIISAVFALEEDFHILVVDDSSPDGTSEIVKDLQRRFPHTLHLSVRHVKDGLGKAYIHGFKWALQNNYDYIFEMDADFSHNPSDLPKLYEACLKADMAIGSRYSKGVNVVNWPMGRVLLSYFASKYVRFILGLPIHDTTAGFVCFSRKVLESIDLDNVRLKGYGFQIEMKFRTFKKGFKIVEVPIIFTNRILGESKMNGGIIHEAVFGVLNLKWKSLINRL, encoded by the coding sequence ATGAAAAAACTTGTCATTATTCCGACTTATAACGAAAAGGAAAATATTGAAAATATTATTTCCGCAGTTTTTGCATTGGAAGAAGACTTTCATATTCTTGTTGTAGATGACTCCTCACCAGATGGAACATCCGAGATTGTAAAAGATCTCCAAAGGAGGTTCCCCCATACTTTGCACTTATCTGTAAGACATGTAAAGGATGGTTTAGGAAAAGCATATATCCATGGATTTAAATGGGCTCTCCAGAATAATTATGATTATATTTTTGAAATGGATGCCGATTTCTCCCACAATCCAAGTGACCTGCCTAAATTATATGAAGCTTGTTTAAAGGCTGATATGGCTATTGGTTCCCGTTATTCAAAAGGAGTCAATGTAGTAAACTGGCCAATGGGGAGAGTATTGTTGTCGTACTTTGCGTCAAAATACGTGAGATTCATTTTAGGTTTGCCTATTCATGATACAACGGCAGGGTTCGTTTGTTTTTCAAGAAAGGTCTTGGAAAGTATTGATTTGGATAACGTCAGATTAAAAGGATATGGTTTCCAAATTGAAATGAAATTCAGAACTTTTAAAAAAGGCTTCAAAATTGTAGAGGTACCTATTATTTTCACCAACCGTATTTTAGGTGAGAGTAAAATGAATGGAGGGATTATCCATGAAGCGGTTTTTGGAGTTTTAAATTTAAAATGGAAATCATTAATTAACAGGCTATGA
- a CDS encoding LptF/LptG family permease, whose product MFTIIDRYIIKKYLGTFGFMLILLSIVVLVIDVQQKIPRIENATAIDAKLNLTYFLVHFYPFWIINLVMTFLSILVFISVIYFTSRMANNTEIVAVISSGASFHRFAKPYLLTSLFIAFLSLVINHFVLPWANIKKNELEAYTYNAANKEKVLGTAPVTAQLSRTEYIFINSWNKRERRGSGFIFQKFDKNRKMLYELKGSDVYWDVAKKQFVLNNYSEKIINKNDSEKLKNGVELRKSYGHAPEELFPNELLGQNKTTPELLKFIQREKEKGNSNLNTHLNELYQRTSMPISIVILTFLALSLSSQKKRGGLGINLAIGISLAFIFVFSFEALKVVSENKSMSPALAMWFPNLIFFPIALYLYLRRANQ is encoded by the coding sequence ATGTTTACAATTATAGATCGGTATATCATCAAAAAATATCTTGGAACTTTTGGTTTCATGCTTATATTATTGTCTATAGTTGTATTGGTCATAGATGTTCAGCAGAAAATCCCGAGGATAGAAAATGCAACGGCTATTGATGCAAAACTCAATCTGACCTATTTTCTTGTTCACTTTTATCCGTTCTGGATTATCAATCTGGTTATGACCTTCTTGTCTATCCTGGTATTTATTTCGGTAATTTACTTTACCTCCAGGATGGCAAATAACACAGAGATTGTTGCTGTGATCAGTAGTGGCGCGAGCTTTCACCGCTTTGCTAAACCTTATTTACTAACCTCACTTTTTATTGCATTTCTGTCCCTGGTTATCAATCATTTTGTATTACCATGGGCAAATATTAAAAAGAATGAGCTGGAGGCATATACTTATAACGCGGCAAATAAAGAAAAAGTTCTGGGAACAGCTCCTGTAACGGCTCAGCTAAGCAGGACGGAATATATTTTTATCAATTCGTGGAATAAAAGGGAACGACGAGGTTCCGGATTTATATTTCAGAAATTCGATAAAAACAGAAAGATGCTTTATGAGCTAAAAGGATCGGACGTGTATTGGGATGTAGCTAAAAAACAATTTGTTTTGAATAATTATTCTGAGAAAATAATTAATAAAAATGATTCCGAGAAGCTTAAAAATGGAGTGGAGTTGAGGAAAAGCTACGGGCATGCTCCTGAAGAACTTTTCCCAAATGAGCTTTTAGGGCAAAATAAGACCACGCCTGAACTTCTAAAATTTATTCAAAGGGAAAAAGAAAAGGGAAACAGTAACCTGAATACCCACTTGAATGAGCTTTATCAAAGGACTTCCATGCCGATTTCCATCGTTATTCTTACTTTTTTAGCGCTTTCACTTTCTTCTCAAAAGAAACGGGGCGGACTTGGAATCAATCTGGCAATTGGGATCTCATTAGCATTTATTTTTGTATTTTCATTTGAAGCTCTAAAGGTGGTGTCTGAAAATAAAAGCATGTCTCCTGCATTAGCCATGTGGTTTCCTAATCTAATCTTTTTTCCTATTGCCTTATATCTGTATCTGAGAAGGGCAAATCAATAG